A stretch of the Xyrauchen texanus isolate HMW12.3.18 chromosome 20, RBS_HiC_50CHRs, whole genome shotgun sequence genome encodes the following:
- the LOC127661134 gene encoding hydroxycarboxylic acid receptor 2-like: MTFNATDYHCGPSTQGLVASVLPPVLIIELLLGLPGNVMALTFFCQNMQRWSPNIIFLFNLVLSDFLLLLNLPFRIDNYWRGEKWIFGDAWCRINLFMLAVNRSSSIAFMTTVAVDRYFKVVHPHHRINHMSSKQAGWVVCFIWVVVISLRMPLLASNLHSKSEENISFCRSFSNYEKPPLGICMYYVIFTIDFFLPLVLLVFCSIRIASILRSRKMNRDKRGQRAIRTVLVIVGVFVLCFFPGIGTGLTALYFKSLGKDYCNAYHLTGELFSMSIAFSYLNSTLDPVIYCFSSSMLRNYLKQALNRTRIVQLKPSRQGSMQNGSD; this comes from the coding sequence ATGACATTCAATGCCACAGATTATCACTGCGGACCCTCAACCCAGGGGCTGGTGGCCTCGGTCCTTCCTCCTGTACTTATCATTGAGCTGTTACTCGGCCTGCCTGGCAATGTCATGGCACTAACATTCTTTTGCCAAAACATGCAGCGTTGGAGTCCCAACATCATTTTCCTCTTCAACCTGGTTTTGTCTGATTTTCTGCTTCTCTTGAACCTACCCTTTCGTATCGACAACTACTGGCGTGGTGAGAAGTGGATATTTGGAGATGCTTGGTGTCGGATCAACCTATTCATGCTAGCGGTAAACCGTTCCTCTAGCATTGCTTTCATGACCACTGTGGCAGTTGACCGCTACTTTAAAGTGGTCCATCCGCATCACAGAATCAATCACATGTCCTCAAAACAGGCAGGTTGGGTCGTCTGCTTCATCTGGGTAGTTGTGATATCTCTGAGGATGCCGTTGCTGGCTAGCAATCTTCATAGCAAGTCTGAggaaaacatctccttttgtaggAGTTTCAGCAACTATGAGAAACCACCACTAGGAATCTGCATGTATTATGTCATATTTACTATAGATTTCTTTTTGCCTTTGGTGCTCCTGGTCTTCTGCTCCATACGCATTGCCTCTATCCTGCGTTCACGCAAGATGAACAGGGACAAAAGAGGGCAAAGGGCTATTCGGACTGTCCTAGTGATTGTTGGGGTTTTCGTCCTCTGTTTCTTTCCTGGGATTGGCACAGGGCTGACTGCGCTCTATTTTAAATCTCTTGGAAAGGACTACTGCAATGCTTACCATCTGACCGGTGAATTGTTTTCGATGTCCATAGCTTTCTCCTATCTGAACAGTACTCTGGATCCAGTCATCTACTGCTTCTCCAGTTCTATGTTACGCAATTATTTGAAACAAGCGCTAAACCGGACTAGAATCGTGCAGCTAAAACCCAGTCGACAGGGCAGCATGCAAAATGGAAGTGACTGA